A part of Streptomyces sp. DSM 40750 genomic DNA contains:
- a CDS encoding nicotinate phosphoribosyltransferase: MNTADLGLPVDVPSTALFTDHYELTMLQAALKAGTAERRSVFEVFTRRLPEGRRYGVVAGTGRVLDAVENFRFDPGVLGFLRERSVVNAETLDWLAGYRFSGDVWGYQEGEVYFPGSPIMRVEGTFAECVLLETVILSILNHDSAIAAAASRMSSAAGERPLIEMGARRTHELAAVAASRAAYVGGFTSTSDLAAGFRYGIPTVGTSAHAFTLLHDRERDAFQAQVDSLGRNTTLLVDTYDVAEAVRTAVEIAGPELGAVRIDSGDLLLVAHRVRQQLDELGASDTRIIVTSDLDEYAIASMAAAPVDAYGVGTQLVTGSGHPTCSMVYKLVARAESADPTDPLVPVAKKSSGGKTSIGGRKWAARRLDEHGVAEAEVVGTGPVPEELQERQLLVQLIRDGQVLSRESLDVVRERHVAARANLPLSATQLSRGEAVIPTEYV, translated from the coding sequence ATGAACACAGCGGACCTGGGTTTGCCGGTCGACGTCCCTTCGACCGCGCTCTTCACGGACCACTACGAACTCACGATGCTGCAGGCCGCGTTGAAGGCGGGTACGGCCGAGCGGCGTTCGGTGTTCGAGGTCTTCACACGGCGACTGCCGGAGGGACGACGGTACGGCGTGGTCGCCGGCACCGGGCGGGTGCTGGACGCGGTGGAGAACTTCCGGTTCGACCCGGGCGTCCTCGGCTTCCTGCGCGAGCGCTCCGTGGTCAACGCGGAGACCCTCGACTGGCTCGCCGGCTACCGCTTCAGCGGGGACGTGTGGGGCTACCAGGAGGGCGAGGTGTACTTCCCGGGCTCGCCGATCATGCGGGTCGAGGGCACCTTCGCGGAGTGCGTCCTCCTGGAGACCGTGATCCTCTCCATCCTCAACCACGACTCGGCGATCGCGGCCGCCGCCTCCCGGATGTCGAGCGCCGCCGGGGAGCGCCCGCTGATCGAGATGGGTGCCCGGCGCACGCACGAGCTGGCCGCCGTGGCCGCCTCGCGCGCCGCGTACGTCGGCGGCTTCACCTCCACCTCGGACCTGGCCGCCGGCTTCCGCTACGGCATCCCGACGGTCGGCACCAGCGCCCACGCCTTCACCCTGCTCCACGACCGCGAGCGGGACGCCTTCCAGGCCCAGGTGGACTCCCTCGGCCGGAACACCACGCTGCTCGTCGACACGTACGACGTCGCCGAGGCCGTACGGACCGCCGTGGAGATCGCCGGGCCCGAACTCGGCGCCGTGCGCATCGACTCCGGTGATCTGCTCCTCGTCGCCCACCGGGTGCGGCAGCAGCTGGACGAGCTGGGCGCGAGCGACACGCGGATCATCGTGACCTCGGACCTCGACGAGTACGCCATCGCCTCGATGGCCGCGGCCCCCGTGGACGCGTACGGCGTCGGAACGCAGCTGGTGACCGGCTCCGGCCATCCCACCTGCTCGATGGTCTACAAACTCGTCGCCCGCGCGGAGTCGGCGGACCCCACGGATCCGCTCGTCCCCGTGGCGAAGAAGTCCAGCGGCGGGAAGACGTCCATCGGGGGCCGCAAGTGGGCGGCCCGGCGGCTGGACGAGCACGGCGTCGCGGAGGCCGAGGTCGTCGGCACCGGGCCCGTCCCCGAGGAACTCCAGGAACGGCAGCTCCTGGTCCAGCTGATCAGGGACGGCCAGGTCCTCTCCCGTGAGTCCCTGGACGTCGTACGCGAACGGCATGTGGCCGCCCGTGCCAACCTGCCGCTGTCCGCTACACAGCTGTCGCGTGGGGAGGCCGTCATTCCGACGGAGTACGTCTGA
- a CDS encoding isochorismatase family protein, whose translation MRRALIVVDVQNDFCEGGSLAVAGGADVAAAITELIGQAAGPGYQHVVATRDHHIAPGGHFADNPDYVHSWPAHCVAGTEGVGFHPNFAPVIASGAVDAVFDKGAYAAAYSGFEGADENGVSLADWLRARDITEIDVVGIATDHCVRATALDAAREGFRTQVLLDLTAGVAEETTERALEELREAGVELSGKPVV comes from the coding sequence ATGCGCCGCGCCTTGATCGTCGTTGACGTGCAGAACGACTTCTGCGAGGGGGGCAGCCTCGCGGTGGCCGGCGGTGCCGATGTGGCCGCCGCCATCACCGAGCTGATCGGCCAGGCGGCCGGCCCCGGGTACCAGCATGTGGTGGCCACGCGCGACCACCACATCGCGCCGGGCGGCCACTTCGCCGACAATCCCGACTATGTCCACTCCTGGCCCGCCCACTGCGTCGCCGGCACGGAAGGGGTCGGCTTCCACCCGAACTTCGCCCCCGTGATCGCCTCCGGCGCGGTCGACGCCGTCTTCGACAAGGGGGCGTACGCCGCGGCCTACAGCGGTTTCGAGGGCGCCGACGAGAACGGCGTCTCCCTCGCCGACTGGCTCCGCGCCCGCGACATCACCGAGATCGACGTCGTGGGCATCGCGACCGACCACTGCGTACGGGCCACCGCCCTGGACGCCGCGAGGGAGGGCTTCCGGACCCAGGTCCTCCTGGACCTGACCGCCGGGGTGGCCGAGGAAACCACCGAGCGGGCGCTGGAAGAGCTACGAGAGGCAGGCGTGGAACTCTCGGGCAAGCCGGTGGTCTAG